The sequence TGGAAGTTCAGGGTTCTCGTATTCCGTGCCTTACTATGCGCCGTCGCcgttcggtggtggtggtgtttaTGTGGGGCCCGCGGTTGGGGTTGGGGTTGGTGCTGGgtctagtttgttttttatattggcAGGGTTTGCTGCATTTATGTTGGTTTCTGGGTTTCTTTCGGATAGGAATGAAGGCGGGGTGCTTACCGCTGCTGAGAAAACAACTGTGCTTAAGCTTCAGGTAAATGGTGgggattgaaatttttatgaattttgattggttttgcgtgttttaatgtttttggctTTGGTTTGTGTTGTTATCTAAGTTTGTGTTCTAGTGGTTGCTAAATGGTTAATCATGAGTTCGAGGAGATGCTTGAATGGAATGACTGTTGGTGAAAGTACTGTTCAATTGTTGCCTCCCAATTTGCTGTTGGTGATTTAGGTTGcttaatattctgatttttacGGACTAAATTTGTCTGTAGCGCCTTGTGGCtaaatgatttttcttcttttttttcggtccatttatttattgatttgtttatttttgtgtttcaaaaatgttttgaaaaaaattttaaaaattgaattttttatttatttacttcaaattaatatgtttttagtgttttcaaattattttgatgtgctaatataaaaaataattaaaaaaaaaaacattagcatgcattttgacatgaaaagttatttgaaaagcaaccgcaatcacactgccaaacaagCTTTATATAGAATAAGAAAATGGCATGTTCATTAGATGATGCATTCTAGCTTCTAGGTGGGGTAGTTACAGCAAAAACTAGGGTGTATTTGGAGAAAGGATTAGAATGCATAGGATTGTTTGGCATATGACAAGGTGTGGTAGATGAAATGCTTTCTTTGAGAAAGGAATAAAAATGTTAGGATTACTGTATTTCAGGGTTGGTTCAAAGGGGACTTTGAGAGGTTGTGATGAGTGTAAAAGTGTCTGATAGTTATGACTGCtgtgatttaatttaaagagTTCAACCAGTGGTGAAGAAGCTTATGCTTGATTGAAAAGAACAAATGAGATCACATGACTGCAACTGTGTCCCTTATAGAGGAGTAATGGGAAGTCATTATTACTGTTATAAGAAAGCCTGATTCTGTCATTATGAGAGTTGCAGACTGACAATGGATGCAGTTTCCTAACTGGATCTTCTGAAAGCATTTTACAAATCATCTTCTCTTTGTCACAGGTTGGGTTGTTGGGGATGGGGCGTTCACTTCAAAGGGACCTTGATAGGATCGCAGAAGTTGCAGATACATCCTCATCAGAGGGTTTGAACTATGTATTGACAGGTATTGCTTTTCAGTAATTCTTTTCTGTCCCTCCAATTTAACACACCCcctctttatattttgtttttaatgaaggAACTTTCTTGTGCCTTATTATCAACTTATTAGTGGGTatgacctttttcttttttgttaatccTAGACCATAGCATGCCAAACACAAGTCAGTAAACTGTAAGGAACACGTATGTGTTTAGCTAACGacttcaaatataattttagaaaattatgatACTTTGAAGCATTAGAAGTGTTTAGAGAGTAAATAGTGCATTGTATGGTATTAAATTCAAACAATGCCAGAATCATGAAACCTTATAGTTTGAAAAGAACCCTGTAATGcaaccttttctatttttttgagCTTATTCTGTAGAAATGAAGTCATCCTGTGTTGCTCATGGATTTGCTTACAAAAAGCCATTATTTGTGGAAGGATAATGGTCACTGCCCAGAGATGGAGGGGAgttgtatttagtttttaaatgcAGTTTGTATCTTGTTGGTGCTTTCGAGTCTAGTGGAATATTTTGTTGGAATATCAGCATGTGAAGTTTAGCAATAAGAACAAGTGTTGGTTTGTAATGTTGAAAGAAAAAGCTCGCGGTTTGTCAGGGAATGCTGGGGCAGAAGGGAATGGAGGTTTCTGAACTTTTAATGGGGACAGAAGACATATTACACATGAGATTAATGTTGACGTTTCAGGTAAGAATAGGATACAGTCTTTGTTGTGACCTCTAAAGTTTCAAGAATCAAATACCTTTCAGGGTATATTCTAAGATAGCTGTACCAAATACCGCTTCTAAATCTTAGGCTAGGGAGGATATGACCAGAAAACTTATCATGAGAAAGATCAATGAAACTCAATTTGTCGAACTTGCACAACTGGATGGGTATTCTTCCTTGCAGGTTATTATAACCTAAGAGAAGAAAGCTCATGTGGGAAACCTCACCAGTCCATTCTGAAATGCTGCCAGTCAATTGATTATGGCTAAGATCCAATGTTATTAGCTCAAAGGAGTTATGGATTGCATCTTCCAAAGATCTCTGTAATTTATTTTGTGACAAATAAACAGGAACTAGTGGCAAAGAGCTAAAGCAAGATGGCAGAGTTCCAGTTATGATGTTTTCTGAGAGGTCAAAAAACTTGAAGAGAAGACACATTACACATTACACATGAGATTAAAGTTGACTCTAaagttcttttgtttttgtgaggGTCTGGAGGGATCCTCTTTGTACTTGTTCTGCTTCacacttgaaattttttagagcTCTTGTTGCCTGGTATTTGAAGTTCTTGGCATGGGCTCACTGTTATGATGTACCTggttctttcttcatttttttaatgaattgctttcttaaataaaatgatCGAAACTGGTGTttagtttctttccttttatctgGACACATGGGATTGGTTTTATGGTCTGTGTTATGACCAAGTATTGAGGCATGATTCTTATGCTTTCAGCAAAAGAAGTACAGAATACAGTCAAGACTAGAAATCTTTGCCTTGTTATTCTTTTGGATTGGTTTCATTTCCTCGCTCACATATCCATCTCAACAGCCTGGTGTCACGGGCACTCGTTTTATGCACTTTGTGTTCAAGTACTGCTGGCCTTCTTTTGCTTTGATAAAATGGTTTCAtcattgtttcattttttttttccccttaaatgTGACACGTTTCACAAATCTTCCTAAGTTTAATTCTTAAAGACCATGGTAATAATTTTGTGAATGTCAAGGGAACTCTGTTGTTACCCGTGAAGACATGCTATATCATTTCATCCTGtaatatattaacatatcagCTTGTTTTACATATGTTTGTTCTGGTTGCAGAGACATCACTAGCTTTGCTCCGGCATCCTGATTATTGCATCTCTGGCTATTCATTTGTAAGTATACAGCTCTTTCCTGGAGCATATTTCTGGGTTTTCATATATCTATGCATGTTTACTTGGATTTATCAAACCCTCTCTATCATGTCTCTTGGATCACATTCTATtatgtaataatttttatctgCTTCATTTAGGCTGTCTTCTTCGTGCTTTTACATTTCAAACTTGATTGATATATATCAGGACTGATGGATAGATGCACTTGCAATCTTTCCTTCTTTTAGGTGGACGTGAAGCGAAGTATGGAGGATGGTGAAAAACGTTTCAATCAACTTTCTATTGAAGAGCGTGGGAAATTTGATGAAGAGACACTAGTCAATGTGAACAGCATAAAAAGGCAAAGCACAAGCAGCAAAAGATCTAATGGATTTAGCAATGAGTATATAGTGGTAAGATTAATTCTCTAAAGTTCCAATATTTTGGATCTGCTATTTGAATTCTGGATTGAAAGACTTTTTGCACAGTGGTATTGCAAATGATGTGTGCTGTTCTTCGGCTACACACAGTGCAATTTGTTCTGCCCTCCCCCatcaaaaaactcaaaacaattcTTCCACTACAGGACTTGGAGTTGAGATAGTCTAAATGTCAAGCTAGGGATATGTTGTAAAGATAGAAGCATCCTTTGAATGAGGGAAAATGTTTGCCTCTGAAATTAACTCTTGGGTGCATGGTTATTTTCTAGTATACAAAATTAGCGTTGCAAGTCTGTATCATGTTAGAATTTCATAGATCGGATTGAAATGATTTTGATTACATTGATTCTAAGTTGAACTGAATGATTCTCATTTTTGCTCTGAAAATTGTTCATATTCTCAGATAACTATCTTGGTGGCTGCTGAAGGAGTATATAAACTACCAACCATCAATGGTAGCGGAGACTTAAAGGAAGCCTTGCAAAAGCTTGGTTCAATACCTGCCAGTAAAATACTGGTGAGGACAGAAACATTCCCTGACTCATgactgatttcttttttatttctatggAAATTAAGTAAATTCAACACTAATATCTCCTTGATTATCATACAGGCAGTTGAGGTGTTGTGGACGCCTCAGAATGAAAATGACACATTGTCAGAGAGGGAACTACTTGAAGATTACCCACTTTTGAGGCCTCTATAAGAGTTTATAGCAGAAACTTGTATTTTGCGTTGGGGTTGTGTAATTACTTTGTAAATTAGGTGGAAGTCATATAAAACAAGCCCAAGGTGTACATATCATACTTGCCTGCTACTGAGTAAATTTTTCCTGTGCTTAATTTCTGAGCTTATGAAGAGATCGATTGTGTTTCTTCTGAAACAGAGCTGAATTCTTTCACCAGCAATTCGGCCAGTATGGTACATTCTAACAGATTCAAAGAATAAAAGTCTACAGAGGTTTGCAATGCAACTCTGGATGAAATATTGTTGTGCACTGTAACCCGTGTTTGGTTTGGTTAGGTTAATGTCTCGGACATCAAAAAGAGAAAGTGTTCGGTTGGTTGGAAAGACAGACAAGTACATCTTTGAAACAATATTAAAGTGAATTTGTGTTGGTGCTTGTAAGTTTAATAGCCTTGTGTAACCTCTGAATCAAGGTATCTCTATTCCAGGAGTCTCCATAGTTTCATATAACGTTTGGTTTATATTCTGCTGTACGATTATTATATTACTCACTCATTTATGCCATGTAAGCTGCTGGCTCAATGACTCCCATCTCTCTGTATTCCTTCTGATCTAGTCGACTATAAAATACAATAGAAGGCCATAGATAGTTTAAATTGTTCCTGTTAAGATACTCTGCTTTTAGGACAGAGTATCTTCCATTGTTTCGTAGGCTTCTTCTTGAACTCACAAGTGAGCAAACTAGGGTTTCAACTTGgcaatattcaaaaaactatccatccattattttattggttaaaTTGTACTGATTACGAAATGGATAGGGATGCAGCCCTTGCACAGCAACATCACGGCAAGGGATAGATAGCACATTCGAGattctttattttgttgattatgGCTGAACTTGAACTCCCTGGTAAGTTCCTTGATAGCGCACAGGGTTCCTTTCAGTGCGTTGGTTTTATTCTTTCACCTTTTCTCCATCGTCATAAATCTACCTTGCATCATTACCCATCAGGGTGAAATCTCAAGAGACGGTGAAACGTTTAGCTATGCAGTATACTCAAGGTGTTTTAATTAGTCCCCTTCCATAGAATTTCCCGCGTGTTCATACTCTAGGCTATCTCCATGCATCATTTTGGGGTCAAATCTGCAATATCTTCTACTTTTTTGGTAGCTAATTTCCGTAGCGTCTCAGAGTTCTTGAGGGGGCTCAAGTTAGCAATATGACAATGAGGTGATGAGGGTTCCAATCAACCTTAACAAGCATTGACCTTATCACAAATTGCTGACTTTGGCCTAACATTCACCACCTTAATTCCCCACCTTATCACAAACTACATGCAGTAAAGTAGTTCAagtggtttttgttttattatgtcgGTAGGAATATGGACAGTAACAGTAAGATTTATAGTGTTAGATCCCATACCATCTtccttttttattggaaatcCTCATTTTCTGGTGGCTTTCGTTTTTGTCCTGGATTTCTAGAATTGTCagaagaagattttttatgcttttcaacCGACCTAAAACATAGTGGAGCTTAGCCCACACTTTAGGGTTAGGCAAGCTTATCTTTTCAACCCTTTCATTATGTTCGCAAGCTCCTTCGAAGCATATGCCTTGCCAGAACTTCCACTCTTAAGATGTAGAATCTGATCAAGTCAAGATTCTACTCTACCATGAATCTCAAAGTACTTGAGCATGGAAATGTCAGGATTTCAAGGCAGCCCTTCAACTCTGGTTGAGCTCTGCTGCTAATTAATTTGATGGATGCAATGGAAACGAAGTTCTGAAACTTATGTCCCTTCACAGAATTGTAATTCATGGAATCCTTCGAATTTTGTGCGTGGATATTTCTTGTGGCGGTGATTGATTATTACACGGTGCATTTAGCATTGGACCCGCCACTGTCTTTGCCACTCCATCcacatttttttaagtgttagaTGGCCACACAGCTGAAATATCTTCCAGCCCCCAACTCTCTATCAGTACCAATCCTTATCATGCAATCTACAACAAAGGGTGTGTGAACCTGCTTTCcagaaagatatatatatatatatatatagagagagagagagagagagagaggcgggtTTGAGCTTTCTCTGACTGAAAGTAAAGAAAGATTTTATCTATGGATGTTCTGAGTGGAATTTCTGCTTTTTCGAGCTTTCTTCAATTGTTGAATTCAACATGGGAGATGTATCGAGCAATCCCTTTGGATAAAGTTGCTTTATTTGTAGTAAAGAAGATCACTTTTATGGGATTCTTATGCTTCCACTTCTCCTATGTATGCTGATGTGGCTGTAATCacaaaatgataaggaaaactCACATCCTCGAGTCAtcattatcatattattaatgtGAGACAACAAAAGGATAGGAAAATCATCAATCATGTAATGCTCTTTTCCACTGTTATTTAACACGCCAATACTGAATCGACCCGGGACTCGACAAATGGCCTAAattaagtgttaaaaaaattaatttgattaacttAGTGGTTCAaccataatataataaaaatcaagggatttaaaaaaaaaaaaaaattaaaacgatatTATTTTGAGCCTTGTATTGAATTAGATTTAATAGCTATACTTGTTTCTTCGTGCTTCGATCACTCCATAGCAACCCATTAACCACCCATTCAATGCTTCAATCATCCTCCTTTCGTATAGCATGCTTGTGCTGAATCTTTTGTGTTTAgtgtcaatttgtttttcttggtaACGTATAACTTAGAgtaagaataaagaaaagatgtAGTTCCACACTTCACATCCTTGTTTCTTGTTGAACAAGATAGTCAAATCTGAATTTAATCTTGTATTGGTCAAATTTCAATGAATTAAAAGTTTTATGtaatatttctttgatttaaTGTTAGAAGAAatcattcaagtttttttttttaaagaaaaactaagacaatattgttttaaaatttaaaatgaaaagaaaatgtagGGGCACTTTTCAAGGTCTTTTCTAAATAACATTCAACaactgtgaattttttttttaattttggattagTAATGGTTTAGggtaatttacttttttaaaagtcaaaacatcattatttttaaaaaatatatcattagaGTTTTAACCGAGTTAACTAttccttttattaattataaaacttaaccAAATGAAATCCAAAACTAATTAGTTTAAGTTTCATaaccatatattttaaaatgtgtttaaaattgtggtaaaaaatgatttttaaagtgttttttacttaaaaataaattaaaataatatttttttttaaagaaaattatattagcacattaaaataaaaaaaaacacaaaaaaaaattaatttaaagcaagaaaaaaaaattaaaatttattaaaagcatGGTTggaccataaaaataaataaaatcatagaaCCTATTTGACATTACAACTAAACCGTATTTCattggtttttgaattttttaaaaaattaattgtcttagtatttttttattttgaagtattgatattaaaattaattttttaataaataaaaaaattatttttttaatatatttaaaaaagaaaaaaaacaaaacattttaactGTATCCTCACAGTCACGATCATACTCCACCCACGGCCTGCATTTCTTAAAACAATTACGTGAAAATGATGTGTTTTTTCTTGACGCAGCATGGTGCATGCCAGTACTTGGAAGAGTACAATTTTTGTACAACCTAATCTTACAAGGTGGGGGGTTTATAgatatatttgaatatttaacaCTAAAAGCAAGCCTCAAAGCCATCGCTAACAGGTCATAGGTGGAccttgtattattattaatggaaCCAAACTGCTCTCTGAGTGACCCGTGCTGTGAGTGGATCAGCATGAATGAACCATTTATGCTTCAGTGGGCCATGCCAGGTTTACTTCTCTTCGAAGAACCTCTCCATTATTGCCATAAATTGTGGGCTCTACAGGTAGCTGCCCAGCTGGGGCCCTCAGGCAAACCCCTCGAGCTGACATTCCAAGTGAATTCACTGCATCCCTTCGCATCTGCTCCTCTGCTACATTACTTTGATTCCCAGTGGGACGTGCATTTTAGATGTTCTGGTCTTGGTAGATTTGTAGATGAGTTGATGATGCGCAACGATTCCAATTCAGTCGAGGAATATTACACTAGGTTGGTTCGTCAAGCTTCAATGATTTTAACTCATTTCATGATAGCTATAAACACCTTCTCTTTTTGGTAGTTTTCATGTATATTTCAAAGCGTGTCATCAAGTCATCTTTGCACTTCAACATCCTTCCAACCCTACATGACTGCATATTTCTTCATGCAATCATGGACTCCATCTCATTGTTTGGTAGCTGCCGCTGTCCAGGCCAAATGGATGATGTAAGTGGTCTCCCAACTACTCATCACACTTGTCGATTTTACATCTCAACTCATTGGATATAACTTGTTTGTCCCTCTTTTTTGGTGCGTGCGTGTGTGATAAAGAGTCTAAAGGCAAATAAGCACAATGAGGATGGGCATTGATATAGCTAGGCCAAAAAAGGGTGAATATATTAACAGTATTGCCTCTATAATGAGTACAAGGAATCTATAAAAGAATGGATTTCTCAAAATGTTATACGTCAACAGCATCGACTGGTAGGGAAGTTGTCCTGTGAAGCGAGTGTGGAAGCAATGGCCCGGTGCAGAGATTGTTGACAGTGACCATATCCTCTGGTCTTGGGGATCGAGTC is a genomic window of Populus alba chromosome 5, ASM523922v2, whole genome shotgun sequence containing:
- the LOC118051370 gene encoding FLUCTUATING-LIGHT-ACCLIMATION protein 1, chloroplastic encodes the protein MATASLIESSPLKWKQAFPFQPQPPLLTPNHYPYLVPLKPPKFTSKCISQLPILNPNSKNNNGPFPISPSITKPISQNLSKPPTSKNPLEIIYETMLKALDILKKPAIAAILIGVLLLHDPNSAFAASGGRIGGNSFSRRSSSEYSSRSYSVPRGGSSGFSYSVPYYAPSPFGGGGVYVGPAVGVGVGAGSSLFFILAGFAAFMLVSGFLSDRNEGGVLTAAEKTTVLKLQVGLLGMGRSLQRDLDRIAEVADTSSSEGLNYVLTETSLALLRHPDYCISGYSFVDVKRSMEDGEKRFNQLSIEERGKFDEETLVNVNSIKRQSTSSKRSNGFSNEYIVITILVAAEGVYKLPTINGSGDLKEALQKLGSIPASKILAVEVLWTPQNENDTLSERELLEDYPLLRPL